A window of Buchnera aphidicola (Cinara confinis) genomic DNA:
CTTATGGTTTAGAAAAAAAACAAAAAGGCATCTTTTGTGTATATGATTTAGGCGGTGGTACTTTTGATGTTTCAATATTGAAAATTTCTAAAGGAATTTTTGAAGTTTTATCTACTAATGGTCATAATAGTTTAGGTGGTGATGATTTTGACATATTAATTGCTAATTATATAATTAAAAAATTAAAAATTTCTAGAAAATTAACTGATTATGAATACAAACAATTACTAATTGAAGCAGAAAAAATAAAAATTGACTTAAGTAAAAATAAAAAAACGAAAATAGTTTTTTTAAATCAAATAATTAATTTTAATTACCATAATTTTAATTTATTAATCATTCCTTTAATTCAAAAAACTATAAAAATTTTAAAAAGTGCTCTTATAGACGCTAATATATATAAAAAAAATATTGATGAGATTATATTAGTTGGAGGATCTACTTATATTCCTTTAGTTCAAAAAACAATTGAAAAATTTTTTTCTAAAAAAACTTTGTCGTCTATTGATCCTACTGAAGTAGTTGTACGGGGAGCTAGCTTACACGCTTACTTTTTAAAAAATCAAAAAAACAATAAGCAAAAAAATTCTGTTTTATTACTTGACGTCCTACCTATTTCAATTGGAATAGAATTAATGGGTGGGATTATGGAAAAGATGATTTTAAAAAATACAGTTTTACCTATAGAATCTAAAAAAATATTTACTAATTTTAAAAAAAATCAAACAGGTTTTTGTATAAATATATTTCAAGGAGAAAAAAAATATGTTAAAGATTGTCAATTATTAAAAAAATTTAAAATAAAAAATTTACCTAAAAAAAATCCAGGAGAAATAAAAATTTTAATTATATTTCAAGTTGATGTTGATGGTTTATTACATGTTGTCATCAAAAATAATGAATTAAAAATTCAGAAAAAAATTAAAATAGATACTATATATAATAATAATTATACTACAATTATTGACATTCAAAGATAAAAAAAATTTAATTTTATCCCTTTTTTTGGAGCTATATATTTATGCCTAATATTTTTTTTTATCCTCAAAAATTTATATTACCAAATGGATTATCTGTTCAAGCATCCCCTGGTCAATCTATTTTAGATATAGCTTTGGAAAATAACATCGCTATGGAACATGCTTGCGAAAAATCGTGTGCTTGTTGTACTTGTCATTGTATTATTAGAAAAGGTTTTAGTTCTTTATCTGCATGTTCAGAAGAAGAAGAAGATCTTTTAGACAAAGCTTGGGGATTAGAAAAACATAGTCGCCTTGGCTGTCAAGCTTGTGTTGGAAATAATGATATTGCAGTTGAAATACCCTTATATAGTGTACATCATATAAATGAAATGAAGACATGATTT
This region includes:
- a CDS encoding Hsp70 family protein is translated as MKKNKLFIVSNKKNCKLIPTIITFQKKCFKIGWNAKEQMFQDPVNTISSIKRLIGFSLKKINKKYPMLPYIMKENSENQIVFITSFGEISISFIIQEILKYLLKKTKKLNAHLISGAVITVPAYFNNIQKNEIRKAAKIINLKILRLLNEPTAAAIAYGLEKKQKGIFCVYDLGGGTFDVSILKISKGIFEVLSTNGHNSLGGDDFDILIANYIIKKLKISRKLTDYEYKQLLIEAEKIKIDLSKNKKTKIVFLNQIINFNYHNFNLLIIPLIQKTIKILKSALIDANIYKKNIDEIILVGGSTYIPLVQKTIEKFFSKKTLSSIDPTEVVVRGASLHAYFLKNQKNNKQKNSVLLLDVLPISIGIELMGGIMEKMILKNTVLPIESKKIFTNFKKNQTGFCINIFQGEKKYVKDCQLLKKFKIKNLPKKNPGEIKILIIFQVDVDGLLHVVIKNNELKIQKKIKIDTIYNNNYTTIIDIQR
- the fdx gene encoding ISC system 2Fe-2S type ferredoxin, with amino-acid sequence MPNIFFYPQKFILPNGLSVQASPGQSILDIALENNIAMEHACEKSCACCTCHCIIRKGFSSLSACSEEEEDLLDKAWGLEKHSRLGCQACVGNNDIAVEIPLYSVHHINEMKT